One region of Niallia sp. Man26 genomic DNA includes:
- a CDS encoding phage/plasmid primase, P4 family: MKENPYNFNEIPAELKALPQWILWKSELRNNKPTKVPYQVDGEMAQANNRRTWSTFATAVKFYLEGNYDGIGFVFSRQDNYIGIDIDKCVVDGKPNTFASEIIDTLDSYTEFSPSGKGIHIIIKGNLPQSVLGTGRKNTKHGLEIYSYGRYFSFTGNRENSNEVYERTDEIAEVFEQYFDDSDIQGRVNLAEFEKDEIKISNEALWERMFRSKNGDEIRSLYNGNLINGDHSASDLALCNHLAFWTGKSSIRMDAMFRETGLMRDKWDVIHFRETNETYGERTIGTAISSTATTILDNKEQFNEFSFEFNTGAAEESVEEKPKKKFRLTELGNAERIAYEYGHVIKYVSDMGWLLWDGKRWKVDTKKEIERITAKVLRNLYRSEDEAETKWARMCERRNIRMNSIKDLMPLVPAEREDFDRHKFLFNVENGIIDLKTGELQQHDRELGLTKITNVEFDETAKCPTWITFLEQIFMGDKGLVDYMQRLVGYSLTGDISEQSMYFLVGGGSNGKSTFVNTVKKLMGDYGSQTKSDTFIKKKDTGANNDIARLVNARFVSAVESEEGEKLQESLVKTITGGEPILARFLRQEYFEFIPEFKVFFTTNHKPIIGGVDEGIWRRVKIIPFTLNLKPHERDKKLEEKLSFEMPGILNWALEGCLKWQREGLIEPQIVVDATGNYKEEMDIIAPFLGEVCYIDEPKNEAVKIEAKELYTVYDNWCFKSGERTLGNRSFYRMLETKGFGKMKGAGNKTFLTGITLKERIPVTKGVIENQQNSFFKVTQ; the protein is encoded by the coding sequence ATGAAAGAAAATCCATACAATTTTAACGAAATCCCTGCCGAACTAAAAGCCCTGCCTCAATGGATTTTATGGAAATCGGAACTAAGAAATAACAAGCCAACAAAGGTTCCTTATCAAGTAGATGGAGAAATGGCTCAAGCAAATAATCGCCGTACATGGAGTACTTTTGCTACAGCAGTGAAGTTTTACCTTGAAGGAAATTATGACGGGATTGGATTTGTTTTTAGTCGTCAGGATAACTATATCGGGATTGATATTGATAAGTGTGTTGTGGATGGTAAGCCGAATACCTTCGCATCTGAGATTATCGATACTTTAGATAGTTACACTGAATTTTCTCCATCAGGTAAAGGGATTCACATCATTATCAAAGGGAACCTTCCACAATCTGTTTTAGGGACTGGAAGGAAAAATACAAAACATGGTTTGGAAATTTACTCATATGGCCGTTACTTTAGTTTCACTGGTAATCGCGAAAATTCTAATGAGGTTTATGAACGTACAGATGAAATTGCAGAAGTGTTTGAACAATACTTCGACGATAGCGACATTCAAGGAAGAGTAAACCTAGCTGAATTTGAAAAGGATGAAATCAAAATTTCAAATGAAGCGTTATGGGAAAGAATGTTCCGAAGTAAAAATGGTGATGAGATTCGTTCCCTATACAATGGCAATCTAATTAATGGAGATCATTCAGCAAGTGATTTGGCTTTATGTAATCACTTAGCTTTCTGGACAGGTAAATCATCCATACGCATGGATGCAATGTTCAGAGAAACTGGTCTTATGCGTGATAAGTGGGATGTTATCCACTTTAGAGAAACAAACGAGACATATGGTGAAAGAACTATTGGTACTGCTATTTCTTCTACTGCTACAACCATATTAGATAACAAAGAGCAGTTTAATGAATTTTCCTTTGAGTTTAATACTGGTGCTGCAGAAGAAAGTGTTGAGGAAAAGCCGAAAAAGAAATTCAGATTAACGGAGCTTGGGAATGCAGAGCGAATTGCCTACGAATATGGCCATGTTATCAAATACGTTTCCGATATGGGCTGGCTTTTATGGGACGGTAAACGCTGGAAAGTGGATACAAAAAAAGAAATCGAACGAATTACAGCTAAAGTGCTGCGTAATCTTTATCGGTCAGAAGATGAGGCTGAAACAAAGTGGGCGCGCATGTGTGAACGAAGAAACATTCGAATGAACAGCATAAAGGATTTAATGCCACTGGTTCCAGCTGAACGTGAAGATTTTGACCGTCATAAATTCTTATTCAATGTTGAGAATGGAATTATTGATTTGAAAACAGGTGAGTTGCAGCAACATGATCGTGAACTAGGATTAACCAAAATCACAAATGTAGAGTTTGATGAAACGGCAAAGTGTCCGACTTGGATTACATTCTTAGAACAAATCTTCATGGGTGATAAAGGGTTAGTCGACTATATGCAACGACTTGTAGGTTACTCATTAACTGGAGATATATCAGAGCAATCTATGTATTTCTTGGTCGGTGGTGGATCTAACGGTAAATCGACATTTGTAAATACAGTTAAAAAGTTAATGGGTGACTATGGTTCGCAAACAAAATCAGATACTTTCATTAAGAAAAAAGATACAGGAGCAAATAATGATATTGCCAGATTGGTGAATGCGCGATTTGTCTCAGCTGTAGAGTCAGAAGAAGGCGAAAAGTTACAGGAATCACTTGTTAAAACAATTACTGGTGGAGAGCCAATATTAGCACGTTTTTTGAGACAAGAGTACTTTGAGTTTATCCCAGAATTTAAAGTTTTTTTTACAACAAACCATAAACCAATAATCGGTGGTGTTGATGAAGGGATATGGAGACGCGTAAAGATTATTCCTTTCACTTTGAATTTAAAGCCTCATGAGCGTGATAAAAAACTTGAAGAAAAGTTGTCATTTGAAATGCCAGGTATTTTAAACTGGGCGCTTGAAGGCTGCTTGAAGTGGCAGCGTGAAGGTTTGATTGAACCTCAAATCGTGGTGGATGCTACAGGAAACTATAAAGAAGAAATGGATATAATAGCTCCTTTCTTAGGTGAAGTTTGTTACATTGATGAACCTAAAAATGAAGCAGTAAAAATTGAAGCAAAAGAATTGTATACAGTTTATGACAACTGGTGCTTTAAATCAGGAGAAAGAACATTAGGGAATAGATCGTTTTATCGAATGTTAGAAACGAAAGGCTTTGGAAAAATGAAGGGAGCCGGAAATAAGACGTTTCTTACAGGAATTACCTTAAAAGAACGGATACCAGTTACTAAAGGTGTTATCGAAAATCAACAAAACAGCTTTTTTAAGGTCACTCAATAA
- a CDS encoding EcsC family protein, with protein sequence MKDYESNVRQEVKDWKRRILKRPTMLNRVSKKAQTKMNGYIPQKVHQVITEAIKQMITGTLAGTNKITKKPSSSERTLKALDEEMDKKITQFQKAAAVEGAGTGAGGILVGLADFPLLLAIKMKFLMESASLYGHDPEEYEERVFSLYVFQLAFSSEDRKQELIEIIENWDAKKEEVLKLNWQELQQEYRDYIDFVKMLQLVPVIGAAVGAVANYNLLEQLGETAKNCYRIRHFNKNHE encoded by the coding sequence ATGAAGGACTATGAAAGCAATGTCAGACAAGAAGTAAAGGACTGGAAAAGACGTATTCTAAAAAGACCTACCATGCTTAATCGAGTATCTAAAAAGGCACAGACCAAAATGAATGGTTATATTCCTCAAAAGGTTCATCAAGTCATAACGGAAGCAATTAAGCAGATGATAACAGGCACACTTGCCGGCACAAATAAAATAACGAAGAAACCATCGTCCTCTGAAAGAACATTAAAAGCATTGGATGAAGAGATGGACAAAAAAATCACTCAGTTTCAAAAAGCAGCAGCAGTAGAAGGAGCGGGAACTGGAGCAGGTGGTATTCTTGTCGGATTGGCTGATTTTCCGCTGCTGTTAGCAATAAAGATGAAATTCTTAATGGAGTCAGCATCATTGTATGGACATGATCCAGAGGAGTATGAAGAAAGAGTGTTTTCGCTGTATGTCTTTCAACTTGCCTTTTCTAGTGAAGACAGAAAACAGGAATTAATAGAAATTATTGAAAATTGGGATGCAAAGAAGGAAGAAGTGCTAAAGCTAAATTGGCAGGAGCTTCAGCAAGAATACAGAGATTATATCGATTTCGTGAAGATGCTGCAGTTAGTTCCAGTAATTGGTGCTGCTGTTGGAGCAGTGGCTAATTATAATCTTTTGGAACAGCTTGGGGAAACGGCAAAAAACTGCTACAGAATTAGGCATTTTAACAAAAATCACGAGTGA
- a CDS encoding AAA family ATPase, translating to MQVSNAAEITTNNSTYLIYGNPGMRKTSTANYLEGNTLYIPIDKTQAPLAGNSNIDIVQFDTYEAWTNWNQLMKDLASADLSKYDNLFFDNISELTRSMLANLGRDGNNNRVPSQANYQQIDFFIIDSVRFIQTLGKRVVFTAWETTDKWELPSGQAVNRAYPDIRSKILNNFMGLCQVVAKSVINEETKNYGFILEPSPYIFAKNQLDKRKASAHEDIFKVGYVPEKQGGNK from the coding sequence TTGCAAGTATCAAACGCTGCTGAAATAACAACGAATAATTCAACGTATTTGATTTACGGTAATCCAGGAATGCGAAAAACATCTACAGCGAATTATTTAGAAGGAAACACTCTTTATATACCAATAGACAAGACACAAGCTCCATTAGCAGGTAATTCAAATATTGATATTGTTCAATTTGATACCTATGAGGCATGGACTAATTGGAATCAGCTTATGAAGGATTTAGCCTCAGCTGACTTATCGAAATATGACAATCTGTTTTTCGACAATATTTCAGAATTAACAAGATCTATGCTTGCTAACTTAGGAAGAGACGGAAATAACAATCGTGTTCCTTCGCAGGCAAATTATCAACAAATTGATTTTTTTATTATCGACAGTGTGCGCTTTATTCAAACCTTAGGTAAACGTGTTGTATTTACAGCGTGGGAAACCACTGATAAGTGGGAATTACCAAGTGGTCAAGCTGTCAATCGTGCATATCCAGATATCCGAAGTAAGATTCTAAACAACTTTATGGGCTTATGCCAGGTAGTTGCCAAATCGGTTATCAACGAAGAAACAAAAAACTATGGGTTTATTTTAGAGCCTTCACCTTACATCTTTGCAAAAAATCAATTGGATAAACGTAAGGCAAGTGCTCACGAAGATATTTTTAAAGTTGGTTACGTACCAGAAAAACAAGGGGGAAATAAATAA
- a CDS encoding helix-turn-helix transcriptional regulator, with translation MNITLKQARLLKGLTQKEVASKLGVHVHTYSKMEKCPDDVTVGDAKKISEILEFSYDFIFFNANSTFSRINGSNSTS, from the coding sequence ATGAATATCACTTTAAAGCAAGCTAGGTTACTCAAAGGGTTAACTCAAAAAGAGGTTGCTTCAAAATTAGGTGTACACGTGCATACTTACAGTAAAATGGAGAAATGTCCTGATGATGTTACTGTAGGCGATGCCAAAAAGATCAGTGAAATTTTAGAGTTTAGTTACGATTTTATTTTTTTTAACGCCAACTCTACTTTTAGTAGAATTAACGGCAGTAACTCTACTTCCTAA
- a CDS encoding recombinase family protein: MKCVAYIRVSTDEQAKHGYSIAAQIERLEAYCVSQEWSLIDTFIDDGYSAKDLNRPQFKEMMNRIKNENIDVLLVYRLDRLTRSVLDLYEILKILDEHNCMFKSATEVYDTTNAMGRLFITLVAAIAQWERENTAERVKLGMEKKTKLGKWKGGMAPYGYKIVNKELEINEDEEPLIKYIFHLSRTLGFYSIAKKITEQGFTTRKGGDWHVDTVRDIANNPIYAGYLTFNDPKDSKKPPRQQTLYDGQHSRIVHREEFWSLQDILDKRRTFGGKRETSNYYFSSVLRCARCGSSMSGHKGSQGVKTYRCSGKKAGKKCTSHIIKEDNLVSTVLSSLEVITKQIIGDTTLNNISQQKITELENELKLIQKLMKKQKVMFENDVISINELIAKTENLRLQEKQLTEEIYNYQKANNTDTEEIKVILENIHSLWNDANDQERKQIISTIFNQLVIDTEDEYKRGTGASRKIIIVSAK; this comes from the coding sequence ATGAAGTGTGTAGCCTATATTAGGGTATCTACAGACGAACAAGCTAAACACGGCTATTCCATTGCTGCACAAATAGAAAGACTCGAAGCTTATTGTGTCTCTCAAGAGTGGAGCTTAATTGATACTTTTATTGATGATGGATACTCTGCAAAAGATCTTAACAGACCTCAATTTAAAGAAATGATGAATCGAATAAAAAATGAAAATATAGATGTCTTACTGGTCTATCGACTAGATAGATTAACTCGTTCTGTTTTAGATCTTTATGAAATATTAAAAATCCTTGATGAACATAATTGCATGTTTAAAAGTGCTACTGAGGTATACGACACTACTAATGCTATGGGAAGATTATTTATCACTTTAGTAGCAGCTATCGCACAGTGGGAAAGAGAAAATACGGCAGAACGAGTTAAATTAGGTATGGAAAAGAAAACAAAGTTAGGAAAGTGGAAAGGTGGCATGGCACCTTATGGATATAAAATTGTTAATAAAGAATTAGAAATTAATGAAGATGAAGAGCCATTAATCAAGTATATTTTCCACCTTTCAAGAACTTTAGGATTTTACTCAATTGCAAAAAAAATAACTGAACAAGGGTTTACTACAAGAAAAGGTGGAGATTGGCATGTCGATACCGTTAGAGACATTGCTAATAACCCCATATATGCTGGCTATTTAACCTTCAATGACCCAAAAGACTCCAAGAAACCTCCCCGCCAACAAACCTTATATGATGGGCAACACAGCCGTATAGTTCACAGAGAAGAATTTTGGTCATTGCAGGATATACTTGATAAAAGAAGAACTTTTGGTGGGAAGAGAGAGACTAGTAATTATTACTTCTCATCCGTTCTTAGATGCGCGCGATGCGGCTCGTCAATGTCAGGGCATAAGGGGTCTCAAGGAGTTAAAACTTATCGTTGTTCTGGTAAAAAAGCAGGAAAGAAATGTACTAGCCATATTATCAAAGAAGATAACTTAGTTTCAACTGTACTTAGTTCGCTTGAAGTAATAACAAAGCAAATAATTGGTGATACCACTTTAAATAATATCTCTCAACAAAAAATAACTGAATTGGAAAATGAACTGAAACTTATTCAAAAGCTAATGAAAAAGCAAAAAGTTATGTTTGAAAATGATGTTATAAGTATTAATGAATTAATCGCAAAAACTGAAAACCTTCGTCTGCAAGAAAAGCAACTTACTGAAGAAATCTATAATTATCAAAAAGCAAACAATACTGATACTGAAGAAATAAAAGTAATTTTGGAAAATATCCATTCTCTTTGGAATGATGCTAATGATCAAGAAAGAAAACAAATTATAAGTACAATCTTCAATCAATTAGTAATAGATACGGAAGATGAATATAAACGAGGTACAGGGGCATCAAGAAAAATAATTATTGTTTCTGCTAAATAA
- a CDS encoding S24 family peptidase encodes MSIGKNIKRLREQHNLTQEQLANIIGVSDKAVSTWESELKTPRMGTIQKIADHFGILKSDIIEDKKDNVTSIGSSAPHGIDSIKMPLLGSISAGVPLEMIEVQDLVNVPREVGETYPDAFLLEVIGDSMNKVIPEGALALLDPTIEISNGDIAAVAVNGYDATLKRVFKHQDGVTLEPLSYNPEHKTQFYSDKDMDHCPVSIKGKLVWYMAPLDIKF; translated from the coding sequence GTGAGTATTGGTAAAAATATTAAAAGGTTGAGAGAACAACATAATCTTACCCAAGAACAGTTAGCTAACATAATTGGCGTTTCTGATAAAGCAGTATCTACTTGGGAAAGTGAACTTAAAACTCCAAGAATGGGGACAATCCAAAAGATTGCAGATCATTTCGGGATCTTAAAGAGTGATATTATTGAGGATAAAAAAGATAATGTTACTTCTATTGGCTCTTCTGCCCCTCATGGTATTGATTCAATTAAGATGCCTTTGTTAGGTTCAATTTCAGCTGGTGTGCCTTTAGAAATGATTGAGGTACAAGACCTTGTAAATGTTCCTAGAGAAGTTGGAGAAACATATCCTGATGCATTCTTATTAGAAGTTATTGGTGACAGTATGAATAAAGTTATCCCAGAAGGTGCATTAGCTTTATTAGATCCTACTATTGAAATAAGTAATGGAGATATTGCTGCTGTAGCAGTCAATGGTTATGATGCAACTTTAAAAAGAGTATTTAAACATCAAGATGGAGTCACTTTAGAACCTCTAAGTTATAATCCAGAACACAAAACACAATTCTATAGTGATAAAGACATGGATCATTGCCCAGTTTCAATAAAAGGAAAATTAGTCTGGTATATGGCACCACTTGACATTAAATTCTAG
- a CDS encoding phosphatase PAP2 family protein codes for MTIRKSKTALALVALSLFIFIYFVSVIAKGKDLFFDGSIQKTIMDLFPEGTHSFFEFISAFGDKIGIGAIAIIVLVWLWIRKKDYLGMAAFVLSVGLGNEFNKIVKDAIARPRPHFHDIADADSMSFPSGHAMVGFVLYMFIAYLIARKLKGSTQKWLVTAAAFLFILLIGVSRVVLGAHFPSDVIGGYALGLIWLYLWIALYEVLQVKLTKRVKIRT; via the coding sequence ATGACCATCAGGAAATCGAAAACAGCTTTGGCTTTAGTGGCATTATCATTGTTTATTTTTATTTATTTTGTTTCTGTAATAGCAAAAGGAAAAGACTTGTTTTTTGATGGAAGCATCCAAAAGACTATAATGGATTTATTCCCTGAAGGCACTCATTCTTTCTTTGAATTTATCTCAGCATTTGGTGATAAAATAGGCATTGGTGCAATCGCGATAATTGTTCTAGTATGGCTATGGATAAGAAAAAAGGATTATTTAGGAATGGCAGCCTTTGTGCTTAGCGTTGGTCTTGGCAATGAATTCAACAAAATCGTTAAAGACGCAATCGCCCGCCCGAGACCGCATTTTCATGATATTGCCGACGCAGACAGCATGAGCTTTCCAAGCGGCCATGCAATGGTTGGCTTTGTCTTATATATGTTTATCGCCTACCTAATCGCAAGGAAATTAAAAGGAAGCACACAAAAATGGCTAGTTACCGCTGCCGCCTTTCTGTTTATCCTGCTGATAGGAGTAAGCAGAGTAGTCCTCGGCGCCCACTTTCCATCCGATGTAATCGGCGGCTACGCATTAGGGCTAATTTGGCTGTATTTGTGGATTGCTCTTTATGAAGTGCTACAGGTAAAACTTACTAAGCGAGTAAAGATAAGAACATAA
- a CDS encoding ABC transporter permease, whose product MIEFSEKQLWRDRLSSTVKEYVRYLRYILNGHLVLVLVFLLGAGSYYYQEWLKGISKGFPAAIIMSLLLALLVTKSPIYTFLKDADRIFLIPVESRMRKYFINCMLVSFIFQVYILLMGLGILMPLYASVNDGQFNRFWYFFLILSIVKGVNLLIRWQVQHFVNASHHTTDTLIRFCINLVILFLLFSNASPLFVLAVLVIPVLLLVYYQKATKHMGIKWEYLIAQDEKRMAGFYQLANMFTDVPHLRNRIKRRKLLDVFVSKISYKQELVFSHLYWRTFFRSGDYLGLSVRLTVIGGIALFFLSFGMGQVLLAVLFLYLTGLQLMPLWNAYQDKLWISLYPLSIDMRKSSFKKTISTVLYLQGIILSAVVALKGDFTAGLMTLIASVVFTFVFVSLYMNKKLQA is encoded by the coding sequence ATGATTGAATTCAGTGAGAAGCAGCTGTGGAGAGACAGGTTAAGCTCTACAGTGAAGGAATATGTTCGCTATTTACGCTATATTTTAAATGGGCATCTAGTTCTAGTCCTTGTATTTTTATTAGGGGCGGGTTCTTATTATTATCAAGAGTGGCTTAAAGGGATTTCTAAAGGTTTTCCGGCTGCGATAATCATGAGCCTGTTGCTCGCATTACTCGTAACAAAAAGCCCAATTTATACGTTTTTAAAGGATGCTGACAGAATCTTTCTGATTCCTGTCGAGTCAAGAATGAGGAAATACTTTATCAACTGCATGCTGGTCAGCTTTATTTTCCAAGTTTATATCCTTTTAATGGGTCTTGGCATTTTAATGCCGCTGTATGCCAGTGTGAACGATGGGCAGTTTAATCGTTTTTGGTATTTCTTCCTTATTTTAAGTATTGTAAAAGGTGTAAACTTACTAATACGCTGGCAAGTTCAGCATTTTGTTAATGCGAGTCATCATACAACAGACACACTTATCCGTTTTTGCATAAATTTAGTTATCTTGTTTTTGCTTTTCTCTAATGCCTCGCCTCTGTTTGTGCTGGCTGTCCTTGTAATCCCTGTTCTACTGCTTGTCTATTATCAGAAGGCAACAAAACATATGGGTATTAAATGGGAATATTTAATCGCACAAGATGAAAAGCGTATGGCTGGTTTTTACCAGTTGGCAAATATGTTCACAGATGTGCCTCATCTGCGGAACCGAATTAAGAGAAGGAAGCTTTTAGATGTTTTCGTATCCAAAATAAGCTATAAGCAAGAGCTTGTATTCAGCCATCTGTATTGGCGGACCTTCTTCCGTTCAGGTGATTATTTAGGTCTGTCCGTCAGGCTAACAGTTATAGGCGGAATTGCGTTGTTTTTCCTTTCCTTTGGAATGGGACAAGTGTTGCTTGCGGTCTTGTTCTTATATTTGACAGGTCTTCAGCTTATGCCATTGTGGAACGCCTATCAAGATAAGTTATGGATCAGTCTTTATCCGCTGTCCATTGATATGCGTAAATCTTCCTTTAAAAAGACAATCAGCACTGTTCTTTACTTGCAAGGGATTATATTGTCAGCTGTTGTAGCATTAAAGGGAGATTTCACGGCAGGTCTTATGACGCTTATCGCAAGTGTTGTTTTCACCTTTGTCTTTGTCTCTCTCTATATGAATAAAAAACTTCAGGCATGA
- a CDS encoding DUF669 domain-containing protein: MSFFKFDETNASTGFELVAEGKYEVVVVNAVAGVTGAKKPKLTVDFEIRSDVPQNHQGAKILYNTFTFEHEVAVRIVSSFIKACGFPNNHEFKSADDMANQVINKNLNITVRHEEYEKVVDGEKQKRTAAKAKYYNVSEVTPVMQTGGINIGDGDLPF; this comes from the coding sequence ATGTCATTCTTTAAATTTGATGAAACTAATGCAAGCACAGGATTTGAATTGGTAGCAGAAGGCAAGTATGAGGTTGTCGTTGTAAATGCAGTTGCTGGGGTGACAGGAGCAAAGAAACCAAAATTAACAGTAGATTTTGAGATTCGTAGTGATGTTCCTCAAAATCATCAAGGAGCAAAAATTCTATACAACACATTTACTTTTGAGCATGAAGTTGCTGTAAGAATTGTTAGCTCATTCATCAAGGCATGTGGCTTCCCGAATAACCATGAATTTAAATCAGCTGATGATATGGCAAATCAAGTTATCAATAAGAATTTAAATATCACAGTAAGACACGAGGAGTATGAAAAAGTAGTTGATGGAGAAAAACAGAAACGTACTGCTGCTAAGGCAAAATATTACAACGTATCTGAGGTAACTCCAGTAATGCAAACAGGTGGAATCAACATCGGGGATGGCGATCTGCCATTCTAA
- a CDS encoding ERCC4 domain-containing protein produces the protein MISYHYTDTELNKILKTLTIVIDTRENVNGHILEYLRQKEIPIKIQKLDTGDYGCMIPKNEELGITRDIFLNSRVERKAHMDEITGNLQKDTQTAFENELIRSKEIPFTLIVEDIHGYEKMLKGDYRSKYNPKALLGRLNTFKAKYNFEIVYLDQKFSGNWIYHHFYYQAKHYLKTGIFIF, from the coding sequence TTGATTTCATATCATTACACAGATACGGAATTAAATAAAATACTAAAAACACTCACGATTGTTATAGATACTCGTGAAAATGTAAATGGCCATATCTTGGAGTATCTTCGCCAGAAAGAAATTCCGATTAAGATTCAAAAATTAGATACTGGTGATTATGGCTGTATGATTCCTAAGAATGAAGAATTAGGCATTACACGAGATATCTTTTTGAACAGTCGAGTTGAACGTAAGGCACATATGGATGAAATCACAGGCAATTTACAAAAGGATACACAAACAGCCTTTGAAAATGAATTAATCCGTTCAAAGGAAATACCATTCACTCTAATTGTGGAAGACATCCACGGCTATGAAAAAATGCTTAAAGGTGACTATCGCTCAAAGTATAACCCAAAAGCATTGTTAGGTAGATTGAACACATTTAAAGCAAAATACAATTTTGAAATTGTTTATCTGGACCAGAAATTCAGTGGCAATTGGATATATCACCATTTTTACTATCAAGCCAAACATTATCTTAAGACAGGTATATTTATATTTTAA